A single genomic interval of Natator depressus isolate rNatDep1 chromosome 16, rNatDep2.hap1, whole genome shotgun sequence harbors:
- the LOC142000095 gene encoding uncharacterized protein LOC142000095 isoform X3, translating to MNCILALASFLLLIFLEVAQSCPPICKYCSTGLAECEHVSSLQEVLPGLPNSTEKILLRHGNLSKIPPLSFQNFPRLHLLSITGFLFSSLANLTFVAKDISSLRSLDLSSNCLLSCGIEPLAFSGLGILEELILTNNALDTLKSSWFLEMTLLTKLLLSDNKITYLPPRTFESLAKLNELIVSSNFIQYLSMDTFYGLASLTKLDLSSNEILFVNNDVFQPLQALTHLWLFKNKMTALASMPDSLTSLSLNENPWTCNCHLVSSMQLLKEKVQTPSGLVCNSPPSLRGRHMLSVGPEVCAFPTHTGNLPQESTSKFNSLYGFTGGLFFSFIMCLIVYFVTKHWKYSRVANQAEDGHILQKDSVEEFPRSVTNAPSVSSLPQSCVIKANTTRGFQKESEADTTEKALCDHLNNMSKSSREHSETSSPVKMPGVAVLPAHSPTALVKYFETQREEQALSPITWFSGSQCSRTLVNVVSPAGSATHIQTGRDRIHTASNRRSKSWSPFHFSISSHLTEAHGDSASRRNSENGFEANSVHSRRDTDCETLCREHFIKSESRDTTEDRSKDQGMKEPDLQKDICLKNSCIAQSESNNQGETTRTGDVNLTPEPEARAHSPLSDLASPREYAGASNPDNKGIKPAVQGKLVSPFLGKEGIHPQSFYNNERLGEERPSCRIPRSEKPDKESSLKNNKLTKERFWKYHTNCCNEYQPCPTAQKVLKELKTALLTSREQLDLSTQAPPSDMDLLKEQEVTTTFLAQCITSEEPLTNKWEKGNNSTLPDAHASFAPDGICHQELPGDDSKKFCGLPQTITLQLGQQTNISHQEAGAECQSLSKAIVESINEFQGSTEKCIVKDQSRTVDSLEQLQLGNASVGANNLLSRRCENARNEHVAQDWKSLDAETDSDALTQTYNTINEHFAGGEEGCVPASPSILHRELCHVKSPQLSAMASVYTCLPLSADESTLAPDSETSSPNISKVPLLDVHKVERKGVADREPNCYLSDEVISEQKMHISPSEEKSVGGLRDASTDAEFMLNENEGAQFDIDQEKTKAFQSDGTEHNSYELVKVVSSNDTDGQKNTRELLAPRDNSRIENKTWHNTDNRPCRSCLGNACASIAADRNECDDAECRKETGPESLCQPAVSKGSRSFTNPSLTVYESQAEEISVAGYDGTFSHSRQASRNTGIQQFTCNKKDEFQLQNIQINPKTENEPDMKCSNSKYPMLVAGNTDAKLCVAGDNPSASPYLESRRPLEIGLHSKTIRLPEQSHRSLLQQGSALSNPWKKELEQNWNESPSGKQLKKTYCSVFRLPTEGSSFGKLCQNLDCTIEPPDLSKGTSPTTLLTPNPYLLGQETEIHANGGSWAFNPQLMDKATYLSCLYNPKAPRKQANELSVLSNLRYCKISAKVSFGVEEEEWRSVSQKKENDPDQLMSNHQYEPPPKKEVTTDSD from the exons TTGCAAACCTGACCTTTGTTGCAAAGGACATCAGCAGCCTGAGGAGTTTGGATCTCAGCAGTAACTGCCTGCTGAGCTGTGGGATTGAGCCCTTGGCTTTCTCTGGTCTTGGAATCCTCGAGGAGTTGATTCTTACAAACAATGCCTTGGATACGCTGAAAAGTTCTTGGTTCTTGGAGATGACCCTGCTCACCAAACTCctcctttctgacaacaaaattacaTATCTTCCTCCAAGAACTTTTGAGAGTTTGGCTAAGCTGAACGAACTCATTGTGTCTTCCAATTTCATTCAGTATCTTTCCATGGACACTTTTTATGGGCTAGCATCATTGACCAAACTGGACTTATCAAGCAATGAAATCCTGTTTGTTAATAACGATGTTTTCCAGCCTTTGCAGGCCTTGACGCATCTGTGGTTGTTTAAGAATAAGATGACTGCACTGGCCAGCATGCCAGACTCTCTTACCTCCTTGTCTCTTAATGAAAATCCTTGGACCTGCAACTGTCATCTGGTGAGCTCCATGCAGTTACTGAAGGAGAAAGTTCAGACACCCAGTGGCCTGGTTTGCAATAGTCCGCCAAGCCTGAGGGGACGCCATATGTTGAGTGTTGGGCCTGAAGTCTGTGCTTTTCCaactcacacaggaaatctaCCACAGGAAAGCACTTCAAAATTTAACTCGCTCTATGGCTTCACAG GAGGACTTTTCTTCAGTTTCATCATGTGTCTGATTGTCTATTTTGTCACAAAACACTGGAAATATAGCAGAGTTGCTAATCAGGCAGAGGATGGACACATCTTACAGAAGGACTCTGTGGAAGAGTTCCCAAGGAGTGTGACCAATGCCCCTTCAGTATCCTCACTTCCTCAGAGCTGTGTGATAAAAGCAAATACAACAAGGGGCTTTCAGAAGGAAAGTGAAGCTGACACAACAGAAAAAGCACTGTGTGACCATTTGAACAACATGTCCAAATCCAGCAGAGAACATTCAGAAACAAGTTCCCCAGTGAAGATGCCTGGAGTGGCCGTGCTGCCGGCTCACAGTCCCACAG CCTTGGTGAAATATTTTGAAACCCAGCGGGAAGAGCAGGCTTTGAGTCCCATTACCTGGTTTTCTGGTTCTCAGTGTTCCCGGACTTTGGTAAATGTAGTTTCTCCAGCAGGAAGTGCTACACATATACAAACAGGCAGAGACCGAATTCACACCGCCTCTAACAGGAGAAGTAAATCCTGGAGCCCCTTTCACTTCAGCATCTCCAGTCATTTAACAGAGGCTCATGGAGATAGTGCATCTAGAAGAAATTCTGAGAATGGATTTGAGGCCAACTCGGTGCATTCAAGAAGAGACACAGACTGCGAGACTTTATGTCGAGAACATTTTATAAAGAGTGAGTCCAGAGATACTACTGAGGACAGATCCAAAGATCAAGGAATGAAAGAACCAGACTTGCAGAAAGACATCTGTCTCAAGAACTCTTGCATTGCACAGAGTGAAAGCAACAATCAGGGAGAGACTACGCGCACAGGGGATGTCAACCTCACTCCAGAGCCTGAAGCACGAGCCCACTCCCCACTTTCAGATTTAGCCAGCCCTAGAGAATATGCTGGTGCCAGCAACCCAGATAATAAAGGCATTAAGCCTGCAGTGCAGGGCAAATTAGTTAGCCCCTTTCTTGGAAAAGAAGGTATCCATCCCCAGTCTTTCTATAATAATGAGAGATTGGGAGAAGAGAGGCCCAGCTGTAGAATACCCAGGAGTGAGAAACCTGACAAAGAATCTTCCTTAAAGAATAATAAATTAACAAAAGAGAGATTTTGGAAATATCATACAAATTGCTGCAATGAATACCAGCCCTGCCCAACTGCTCAGAAAGTATTAAAAGAGCTGAAGACTGCACTTCTGACTTCAAGAGAGCAATTAGATCTGTCCACGCAGGCTCCCCCCTCTGACATGGATCTTCTGAAAG AACAAGAAGTGACCACAACTTTCCTTGCCCAGTGTATAACCAGTGAGGAGCCACTAACAAACAAATGGGAAAAGGGAAACAATAGCACTTTGCCAGATGCACACGCTTCCTTTGCTCCTGATGGAATTTGCCATCAAGAGTTGCCTGGAGATGACAGTAAAAAATTTTGTGGACTTCCTCAGACAATAACTCTGCAGCTGGGCCAACAAACCAATATATCTCACCAAGAAGCTGGTGCTGAATGCCAGTCTTTAAGTAAGGCAATTGTTGAATCCATCAATGAATTTCAAGGGAGCACTGAAAAATGCATTGTAAAAGATCAGAGCAGGACGGTGGATAGTTTGGAGCAACTGCAGTTAGGAAATGCCTCTGTAGGTGCCAATAATCTTCTGTCCAGAAGATGCGAGAATGCACGTAATGAACATGTTGCCCAGGACTGGAAGTCTTTGGATGCAGAAACTGATTCGGATGCACTGACACAAACATATAATACCATCAATGAGCATTTTGCAGGAGGTGAAGAAGGTTGTGTTCCTGCATCTCCAAGTATTTTACACAGAGAACTCTGCCATGTTAAATCTCCACAACTCAGCGCTATGGCATCTGTCTATACTTGCCTCCCCCTCAGTGCAGATGAAAGCACCCTGGCGCCTGACTCTGAAACTTCCAGTCCGAATATTAGTAAAGTTCCTTTATTGGACGTTCACAAAGTTGAACGTAAAGGTGTAGCAGACAGGGAGCCCAACTGTTATTTGTCAGATGAGGTTATTTCGGAGCAGAAAATGCACATTTCTCCAAGCGAAGAGAAAAGTGTAGGCGGACTGAGAGATGCAAGTACTGATGCTGAATTCATGCTtaatgaaaatgagggagctcaGTTTGATATTGACCAGGAGAAAACAAAGGCATTTCAATCTGACGGTACTGAGCACAATTCATATGAGTTAGTGAAAGTTGTTAGCTCAAATGACACAGACGGCCAAAAGAATACCAGGGAGCTGTTAGCCCCCCGTGACAATTCGAGGATTGAAAATAAAACCTGGCATAATACTGACAACCGTCCTTGCAGAAGCTGCTTGGGAAATGCCTGTGCTTCTATAGCAGCCGATCGTAATGAATGTGACGATGCAGAATGCAGAAAGGAAACTGGCCCTGAGTCTCTCTGCCAACCTGCTGTATCAAAAGGGAGCAGATCCTTTACAAATCCTTCTCTTACTGTTTATGAAAGTCAAGCAGAAGAAATCAGTGTTGCAGGCTATGATGGTACTTTTTCTCACTCACGCCAGGCCTCCAGGAATACAGGAATTCAGCAATTTACTTGTAATAAAAAGGACGAGTTTCAGCTCCAGAATATACAGATAAATCCAAAAACAGAGAATGAACCAGATATGAAATGTTCTAACTCTAAATACCCCATGTTAGTGGCTGGCAACACAGATGCTAAGCTTTGTGTGGCAGGAGACAACCCCTCTGCCAGTCCATATTTAGAAAGCAGACGGCCCCTGGAGATTGGACTACACTCTAAGACCATTCGTCTGCCAGAGCAGTCTCATAGGTCTCTTCTGCAACAAGGTTCTGCGCTTTCCAACCCATGGAAGAAGGAATTAGAGCAAAACTGGAATGAAAGTCCATCAGGAAAACAACTCAAGAAAACATATTGTTCTGTTTTCAGACTACCTACCGAAGGCTCATCTTTTGGGAAACTTTGCCAGAATTTAGACTGTACCATTGAGCCTCCTGATCTGAGCAAGGGAACATCCCCCACTACCCTACTGACACCAAATCCATATTTATTGGGACAAGAAACTGAAATACATGCAAATGGAGGGTCTTGGGCATTCAACCCTCAACTGATGGATAAAGCCACATATTTAAGTTGCCTTTATAATCCAAAGGCACCGAGGAAACAAGCAAATGAACTAAGTGTACTTTCTAATCTCCGCTATTGTAAAATTTCAGCAAAAGTATCCTTtggtgtggaggaggaggaatggaggTCAGTGtctcaaaaaaaagaaaatgacccAGATCAATTAATGAGTAACCATCAGTATGAACCTCCTCCTAAAAAAGAAGTCA
- the LOC142000095 gene encoding uncharacterized protein LOC142000095 isoform X1 — MNCILALASFLLLIFLEVAQSCPPICKYCSTGLAECEHVSSLQEVLPGLPNSTEKILLRHGNLSKIPPLSFQNFPRLHLLSITGFLFSSLANLTFVAKDISSLRSLDLSSNCLLSCGIEPLAFSGLGILEELILTNNALDTLKSSWFLEMTLLTKLLLSDNKITYLPPRTFESLAKLNELIVSSNFIQYLSMDTFYGLASLTKLDLSSNEILFVNNDVFQPLQALTHLWLFKNKMTALASMPDSLTSLSLNENPWTCNCHLVSSMQLLKEKVQTPSGLVCNSPPSLRGRHMLSVGPEVCAFPTHTGNLPQESTSKFNSLYGFTGGLFFSFIMCLIVYFVTKHWKYSRVANQAEDGHILQKDSVEEFPRSVTNAPSVSSLPQSCVIKANTTRGFQKESEADTTEKALCDHLNNMSKSSREHSETSSPVKMPGVAVLPAHSPTGKKIMTICKDGMEIERLTESPDKATSPALQQVGSKNVERAVEIPRCVSAPGLLPNVEKQPSPERDHGLHCSSLSHEKTIPMREWMENREPALVKYFETQREEQALSPITWFSGSQCSRTLVNVVSPAGSATHIQTGRDRIHTASNRRSKSWSPFHFSISSHLTEAHGDSASRRNSENGFEANSVHSRRDTDCETLCREHFIKSESRDTTEDRSKDQGMKEPDLQKDICLKNSCIAQSESNNQGETTRTGDVNLTPEPEARAHSPLSDLASPREYAGASNPDNKGIKPAVQGKLVSPFLGKEGIHPQSFYNNERLGEERPSCRIPRSEKPDKESSLKNNKLTKERFWKYHTNCCNEYQPCPTAQKVLKELKTALLTSREQLDLSTQAPPSDMDLLKEQEVTTTFLAQCITSEEPLTNKWEKGNNSTLPDAHASFAPDGICHQELPGDDSKKFCGLPQTITLQLGQQTNISHQEAGAECQSLSKAIVESINEFQGSTEKCIVKDQSRTVDSLEQLQLGNASVGANNLLSRRCENARNEHVAQDWKSLDAETDSDALTQTYNTINEHFAGGEEGCVPASPSILHRELCHVKSPQLSAMASVYTCLPLSADESTLAPDSETSSPNISKVPLLDVHKVERKGVADREPNCYLSDEVISEQKMHISPSEEKSVGGLRDASTDAEFMLNENEGAQFDIDQEKTKAFQSDGTEHNSYELVKVVSSNDTDGQKNTRELLAPRDNSRIENKTWHNTDNRPCRSCLGNACASIAADRNECDDAECRKETGPESLCQPAVSKGSRSFTNPSLTVYESQAEEISVAGYDGTFSHSRQASRNTGIQQFTCNKKDEFQLQNIQINPKTENEPDMKCSNSKYPMLVAGNTDAKLCVAGDNPSASPYLESRRPLEIGLHSKTIRLPEQSHRSLLQQGSALSNPWKKELEQNWNESPSGKQLKKTYCSVFRLPTEGSSFGKLCQNLDCTIEPPDLSKGTSPTTLLTPNPYLLGQETEIHANGGSWAFNPQLMDKATYLSCLYNPKAPRKQANELSVLSNLRYCKISAKVSFGVEEEEWRSVSQKKENDPDQLMSNHQYEPPPKKEVTTDSD, encoded by the exons TTGCAAACCTGACCTTTGTTGCAAAGGACATCAGCAGCCTGAGGAGTTTGGATCTCAGCAGTAACTGCCTGCTGAGCTGTGGGATTGAGCCCTTGGCTTTCTCTGGTCTTGGAATCCTCGAGGAGTTGATTCTTACAAACAATGCCTTGGATACGCTGAAAAGTTCTTGGTTCTTGGAGATGACCCTGCTCACCAAACTCctcctttctgacaacaaaattacaTATCTTCCTCCAAGAACTTTTGAGAGTTTGGCTAAGCTGAACGAACTCATTGTGTCTTCCAATTTCATTCAGTATCTTTCCATGGACACTTTTTATGGGCTAGCATCATTGACCAAACTGGACTTATCAAGCAATGAAATCCTGTTTGTTAATAACGATGTTTTCCAGCCTTTGCAGGCCTTGACGCATCTGTGGTTGTTTAAGAATAAGATGACTGCACTGGCCAGCATGCCAGACTCTCTTACCTCCTTGTCTCTTAATGAAAATCCTTGGACCTGCAACTGTCATCTGGTGAGCTCCATGCAGTTACTGAAGGAGAAAGTTCAGACACCCAGTGGCCTGGTTTGCAATAGTCCGCCAAGCCTGAGGGGACGCCATATGTTGAGTGTTGGGCCTGAAGTCTGTGCTTTTCCaactcacacaggaaatctaCCACAGGAAAGCACTTCAAAATTTAACTCGCTCTATGGCTTCACAG GAGGACTTTTCTTCAGTTTCATCATGTGTCTGATTGTCTATTTTGTCACAAAACACTGGAAATATAGCAGAGTTGCTAATCAGGCAGAGGATGGACACATCTTACAGAAGGACTCTGTGGAAGAGTTCCCAAGGAGTGTGACCAATGCCCCTTCAGTATCCTCACTTCCTCAGAGCTGTGTGATAAAAGCAAATACAACAAGGGGCTTTCAGAAGGAAAGTGAAGCTGACACAACAGAAAAAGCACTGTGTGACCATTTGAACAACATGTCCAAATCCAGCAGAGAACATTCAGAAACAAGTTCCCCAGTGAAGATGCCTGGAGTGGCCGTGCTGCCGGCTCACAGTCCCACAGGTAAAAAGATCATGACGATCTGTAAAGATGGAATGGAAATTGAAAGATTAACTGAAAGTCCAGACAAAGCCACAAGCCCAGCACTCCAGCAAGTGGGCAGCAAAAATGTGGAGAGAGCAGTTGAAATCCCCAGATGTGTCAGTGCACCGGGCTTACTTCCTAATGTGGAGAAACAACCTTCTCCAGAAAGGGACCATGGTTTGCATTGCTCATCGTTGAGCCATGAAAAAACAATCCCGATGAGGGAGTGGATGGAGAATAGGGAACCTG CCTTGGTGAAATATTTTGAAACCCAGCGGGAAGAGCAGGCTTTGAGTCCCATTACCTGGTTTTCTGGTTCTCAGTGTTCCCGGACTTTGGTAAATGTAGTTTCTCCAGCAGGAAGTGCTACACATATACAAACAGGCAGAGACCGAATTCACACCGCCTCTAACAGGAGAAGTAAATCCTGGAGCCCCTTTCACTTCAGCATCTCCAGTCATTTAACAGAGGCTCATGGAGATAGTGCATCTAGAAGAAATTCTGAGAATGGATTTGAGGCCAACTCGGTGCATTCAAGAAGAGACACAGACTGCGAGACTTTATGTCGAGAACATTTTATAAAGAGTGAGTCCAGAGATACTACTGAGGACAGATCCAAAGATCAAGGAATGAAAGAACCAGACTTGCAGAAAGACATCTGTCTCAAGAACTCTTGCATTGCACAGAGTGAAAGCAACAATCAGGGAGAGACTACGCGCACAGGGGATGTCAACCTCACTCCAGAGCCTGAAGCACGAGCCCACTCCCCACTTTCAGATTTAGCCAGCCCTAGAGAATATGCTGGTGCCAGCAACCCAGATAATAAAGGCATTAAGCCTGCAGTGCAGGGCAAATTAGTTAGCCCCTTTCTTGGAAAAGAAGGTATCCATCCCCAGTCTTTCTATAATAATGAGAGATTGGGAGAAGAGAGGCCCAGCTGTAGAATACCCAGGAGTGAGAAACCTGACAAAGAATCTTCCTTAAAGAATAATAAATTAACAAAAGAGAGATTTTGGAAATATCATACAAATTGCTGCAATGAATACCAGCCCTGCCCAACTGCTCAGAAAGTATTAAAAGAGCTGAAGACTGCACTTCTGACTTCAAGAGAGCAATTAGATCTGTCCACGCAGGCTCCCCCCTCTGACATGGATCTTCTGAAAG AACAAGAAGTGACCACAACTTTCCTTGCCCAGTGTATAACCAGTGAGGAGCCACTAACAAACAAATGGGAAAAGGGAAACAATAGCACTTTGCCAGATGCACACGCTTCCTTTGCTCCTGATGGAATTTGCCATCAAGAGTTGCCTGGAGATGACAGTAAAAAATTTTGTGGACTTCCTCAGACAATAACTCTGCAGCTGGGCCAACAAACCAATATATCTCACCAAGAAGCTGGTGCTGAATGCCAGTCTTTAAGTAAGGCAATTGTTGAATCCATCAATGAATTTCAAGGGAGCACTGAAAAATGCATTGTAAAAGATCAGAGCAGGACGGTGGATAGTTTGGAGCAACTGCAGTTAGGAAATGCCTCTGTAGGTGCCAATAATCTTCTGTCCAGAAGATGCGAGAATGCACGTAATGAACATGTTGCCCAGGACTGGAAGTCTTTGGATGCAGAAACTGATTCGGATGCACTGACACAAACATATAATACCATCAATGAGCATTTTGCAGGAGGTGAAGAAGGTTGTGTTCCTGCATCTCCAAGTATTTTACACAGAGAACTCTGCCATGTTAAATCTCCACAACTCAGCGCTATGGCATCTGTCTATACTTGCCTCCCCCTCAGTGCAGATGAAAGCACCCTGGCGCCTGACTCTGAAACTTCCAGTCCGAATATTAGTAAAGTTCCTTTATTGGACGTTCACAAAGTTGAACGTAAAGGTGTAGCAGACAGGGAGCCCAACTGTTATTTGTCAGATGAGGTTATTTCGGAGCAGAAAATGCACATTTCTCCAAGCGAAGAGAAAAGTGTAGGCGGACTGAGAGATGCAAGTACTGATGCTGAATTCATGCTtaatgaaaatgagggagctcaGTTTGATATTGACCAGGAGAAAACAAAGGCATTTCAATCTGACGGTACTGAGCACAATTCATATGAGTTAGTGAAAGTTGTTAGCTCAAATGACACAGACGGCCAAAAGAATACCAGGGAGCTGTTAGCCCCCCGTGACAATTCGAGGATTGAAAATAAAACCTGGCATAATACTGACAACCGTCCTTGCAGAAGCTGCTTGGGAAATGCCTGTGCTTCTATAGCAGCCGATCGTAATGAATGTGACGATGCAGAATGCAGAAAGGAAACTGGCCCTGAGTCTCTCTGCCAACCTGCTGTATCAAAAGGGAGCAGATCCTTTACAAATCCTTCTCTTACTGTTTATGAAAGTCAAGCAGAAGAAATCAGTGTTGCAGGCTATGATGGTACTTTTTCTCACTCACGCCAGGCCTCCAGGAATACAGGAATTCAGCAATTTACTTGTAATAAAAAGGACGAGTTTCAGCTCCAGAATATACAGATAAATCCAAAAACAGAGAATGAACCAGATATGAAATGTTCTAACTCTAAATACCCCATGTTAGTGGCTGGCAACACAGATGCTAAGCTTTGTGTGGCAGGAGACAACCCCTCTGCCAGTCCATATTTAGAAAGCAGACGGCCCCTGGAGATTGGACTACACTCTAAGACCATTCGTCTGCCAGAGCAGTCTCATAGGTCTCTTCTGCAACAAGGTTCTGCGCTTTCCAACCCATGGAAGAAGGAATTAGAGCAAAACTGGAATGAAAGTCCATCAGGAAAACAACTCAAGAAAACATATTGTTCTGTTTTCAGACTACCTACCGAAGGCTCATCTTTTGGGAAACTTTGCCAGAATTTAGACTGTACCATTGAGCCTCCTGATCTGAGCAAGGGAACATCCCCCACTACCCTACTGACACCAAATCCATATTTATTGGGACAAGAAACTGAAATACATGCAAATGGAGGGTCTTGGGCATTCAACCCTCAACTGATGGATAAAGCCACATATTTAAGTTGCCTTTATAATCCAAAGGCACCGAGGAAACAAGCAAATGAACTAAGTGTACTTTCTAATCTCCGCTATTGTAAAATTTCAGCAAAAGTATCCTTtggtgtggaggaggaggaatggaggTCAGTGtctcaaaaaaaagaaaatgacccAGATCAATTAATGAGTAACCATCAGTATGAACCTCCTCCTAAAAAAGAAGTCA